Proteins encoded within one genomic window of Ctenopharyngodon idella isolate HZGC_01 chromosome 6, HZGC01, whole genome shotgun sequence:
- the zswim2 gene encoding E3 ubiquitin-protein ligase ZSWIM2: MFRKTMWRKAVSEAVSSHQHRALNTTIFILKEFGPIGFLLKEDGDSKNYKVCLGDPHTCTCPTFQKEKDLCTHICWILMRKFRLPRDHEYCFQYGLAERQILDLLQGLHVTKTTPPNDRGSSEIPSCPEPSEEDGGIRQKDVEKDDICPICQEELLMKKLPITYCKFSCGNNIHISCMKVWADHQTKRDPSAPLKCPLCREDFGTFKQLIEQVKNAGELLTYYERDCLDKHLGVACNICRACPIIGKCFKCTECSYFHLCEDCFKRRVHPKHRFIVRMKRGQPWQTAGSHASEETQKIENHSVGSSSGMTCDIVPNYVIKSLPTMRVRKESRLLYPGVQCRICLSRFQLGQHVRTLPCKHKFHTGCIDPVLRKSNCCPLDWHVIYNPLTWNPRSSRAERSLAPSSDVQSKRTDEQISEFFLPGIGLQVKKGSAPSLLRTVTSEPSVSGYSSPSSVDLLTQGFGGLCINSSHVEPYTRMKHNHTKEQRSLHRSLSLGQAIPAPAESRVSFPNSPSTVSLTLNVQSALARTQNDQQRLIVGINGPPSMTPAYGRIRPLRNGHLRQRPRPGRLDMKDLHL, translated from the exons ATGTTCCGGAAAACAATGTGGAGGAAAGCAGTGAGTGAAGCGGTCAGCTCACATCAACATCGAGCGCTGAATACCACCATTTTCATCCTCAAAGAGTTTGGACCGATTGGATTTCTCCTGAAAGAGGATGGGGATAGCAAAAATTATAAA GTGTGTTTGGGAGATCCACACACGTGTACCTGCCCTACCTTCCAGAAAGAGAAGGATCTTTGCACGCACATCTGCTG GATTTTAATGCGTAAATTCCGACTGCCAAGAGATCACGAAT ACTGTTTTCAGTACGGTCTTGCGGAGAGACAGATCCTAGATTTGTTGCAAGGGCTTCATGTGACCAAAACTACACCTCCTAATGATAGGGGGAGCTCAGAAATCCCTTCATGTCCTGAGCCTAGTGAGGAAGACGGAGGAATCAGACAGAAAGATGTAGAGAAAGATGACATATGTCCAATCTGTCAAGAAGAACTTTTGATGAAAAAACTGCCTATAACTTATTGCAA GTTCAGCTGTGGAAACAACATCCACATTTCCTGTATGAAGGTATGGGCTGATCACCAAACAAAGAGAGACCCAAGTGCCCCGCTTAAGTGTCCACTCTGTAGGGAGGACTTCGGCACTTTTAAGCAGCTAATTGAACAG GTGAAAAATGCAGGTGAACTGTTAACCTACTACGAGAGGGACTGTCTGGACAAACATCTGGGTGTTGCGTGTAACATCTGCAGGGCCTGTCCAATCATCGGCAAATGTTTCAA GTGCACAGAGTGCAGTTATTTCCACCTGTGTGAGGATTGCTTTAAGAGAAGAGTCCATCCAAAACATCGCTTCATAGTTCGAATG AAAAGAGGTCAGCCATGGCAGACAGCAGGATCTCACGCCTCTGAAGAAACACAGAAAATAGAAAACCACTCAGTGGGTAGTAG CTCTGGTATGACATGTGATATAGTCCCGAACTATGTAATAAAGAGTTTGCCAACGATGAGGGTTCGGAAAGAGTCCAGATTGCTGTATCCAGGTGTTCAATGTAGAATCTGCCTCTCAAGATTTCAACTGGGTCAGCATGTCAGAACCCTTCCCTGCAAACACAAG TTTCATACTGGCTGTATTGATCCAGTGCTCCGCAAGTCTAACTGCTGCCCACTGGACTGGCATGTCATCTACAATCCTCTGACATGGAATCCTCGAAGTAGCAGAGCAGAAAGATCTCTGGCTCCATCTAGTGATGTTCAGAGCAAGCGTACCGATGAACAGATCTCTGAGTTCTTTCTACCAGGTATTGGTTTGCAGGTAAAGAAAGGTAGTGCTCCGTCTCTGTTGAGAACAGTGACATCTGAACCATCTGTGTCAGGGTATTCCAGTCCTTCCTCTGTGGATTTACTCACTCAGGGCTTCGGGGGCCTCTGCATCAATAGTTCCCACGTAGAACCATATACCAGAATGAAACACAATCATACAAAAGAACAGAGGTCTCTTCATAGGAGCTTATCATTGGGCCAGGCCATACCTGCACCGGCTGAGAGCAGAGTATCCTTTCCAAATAGTCCCTCAACAGTCAGTCTAACTTTGAATGTCCAGTCAGCATTGGCCAGAACACAGAATGACCAGCAAAGACTCATTGTGGGCATTAATGGGCCACCCAGCATGACACCAGCTTACGGCAGGATCAGACCACTGAGGAATGGTCACTTAAGACAGAGGCCAAGGCCAGGCAGGCTGGATATGAAGGATCTTCATCTCTAG